Within the Pantanalinema sp. genome, the region AACATACTCCCGCCCCCCGGTGGGGCGGGGAGGGGTGAACGTCTAACGAAACTGTTCCATCAAGCCGCTTACAGCGGCCACCACAACACATGCCTGGTTTTGTTGGATGTGAGGTGGGGGGATAAGATCAAGTTCCTCATGCTCTCGGTGGGGACTCGGAACGTTTGGATCCCCCCACCCCTGACCCCGCCCCACCCGGGGGCGGGGAAAGACAAAGGAGCCCCCGGCATGATCGACGTGAAGTTCACGATTGGCGAAGAGACCCAGACCTTCTCCGTGGAGCAGGGGGCCAACCTGCTGTCGGGTGCGATCGAGGCAGGGGTCCCCGTCGAGTACGTCTGCAAGTCGGGTCGGTGCTGCACCTGCAAGGTCAAGGTGCTCGCCGGAGAGAAGAACCTCAGCGCGCCCACTCCCAGCGAGGCGCTGCGCCTGGGGCGCGACAAGCTCAAGCGGAACTGGCGCCTGGCCTGCCAGGCCAGCGTCAACGGTCCTGCCGAGGTGGTCCACAACGTCTTTCTCGGGGTGGGGCACTAACAAGAATGAGCCCCTTGCGCCGTTGCAAGGGGCTCTGAAGCTAGACCTCGAGGGTCTTTCGCACGCAGCCTGACCGAAGCGCGATGCGCCTTTGAATCGCAGTGGACTGGCTGAACGGTGAGATCATATTACCGTCTTTGCGAATGTTTGTAAAGCTTTATGACTTGCTTGTTCGGTTAGAACTATCGGCAGAGGGCCCACGGGGGCGTATAATGTGCCCAGGGCGGCACTTCACGATGAACGGCGCCAGAAGGCGCCACAAACCTTAGAGAAAGGGGGGACAGGCTCATGAGTATCGTAAATCCGCTCGGCGAATTCCTGCGCAGTTTCCGGCAAGCGCGTGGCCTGACGGCCATGGACGTGGCGCAGCGCTGCCAGATCCCCGTCTCGGCCGTCCTGGATGTCGAGCACGGTGACAAGCCCGACGCCGACACCATGCGAACCCTGTCCGAAGGGCTCGCGATCCCCCTGGTCGACCTGCACCGCGTGGCGCAGGGCGAGACGGTCGATCTTCCCGGTCCGGGGCCTGGCCCCATGCCGCCGGTGCCCGCGAGCCTCCCGGCCTCGGTGGTGGCCCCGGTGCACGAGGACTTCGACGGGATCGAGCGATCGCCGACCATCCTCGAGGCGGT harbors:
- a CDS encoding 2Fe-2S iron-sulfur cluster-binding protein, which encodes MIDVKFTIGEETQTFSVEQGANLLSGAIEAGVPVEYVCKSGRCCTCKVKVLAGEKNLSAPTPSEALRLGRDKLKRNWRLACQASVNGPAEVVHNVFLGVGH
- a CDS encoding helix-turn-helix transcriptional regulator, whose product is MSIVNPLGEFLRSFRQARGLTAMDVAQRCQIPVSAVLDVEHGDKPDADTMRTLSEGLAIPLVDLHRVAQGETVDLPGPGPGPMPPVPASLPASVVAPVHEDFDGIERSPTILEAVRGLSPAQIEKVMDYIQLLKQAELGRARSLST